The following is a genomic window from Leptospira bouyouniensis.
ATTGATTCGGTTTAAGTGAAAAATGAATCGGATGCGTTGGATTCATCGCCTTTCTGTCGATTCTGAATCAAACTCATTGATTTAGGACATTCAAAATTTAATGTTTTCCAAAAGGACTTTATGGTAGAACCACACACCCATCTCCAAATCCAAATCCTAAAAGAGGGGGCAGTTGTCCCAGAATACAAAACGGAAGGTTCTGCGGGGATGGATCTCACAGCTTGTCTAACGGAGAACCTAATTCTTCCGAAGGGAGAAGTGGTTTTTGTTCCGACGGGACTTGCCATGGCAATCCCCGAAGGGTATGAGGGGCAAATCCGTCCTCGTAGTGGGTTTTCGACAAAACACCGCATCATAATGCCCAATAGCCCAGGGACAATTGACTCGGACTACCGGGGTGAAGTCCTCATCCCACTCCTCAATTTGAGTGGAGAGGACTTTGTTTTAGAACCTGGAACCCGAGTGGCACAAATTGTTTTCCAATCCGTAGCAAAATTGACTGTGAAATTAGTTCCAAAACTCGAAGCAACGGTTCGTGGTTCAGGTGGGTTTGGCAGCACTGGAAAATAAGACATAAACAAAAAAAAAGACACTTAGCTTTTTTCGAGGAAAACCGATAGAAGCTGTAGAGGTGCCTTTTTATGATGCGATCCCTTTGGACCGGTGCTACCGGGATGATTGCCCAACAATTTCATATTGATACCGTTGCCAATAACCTGGCCAACGTAAACACCACAGGTTTTAAAAAGAACCGAGTGGACTTTGAAGACTTAGTTTACCAACACCAAGTGCTTGCGGGAACTCCAGCCACCTCTGTTTCCGAAATTCCAACTGGTGTGAATGTGGGGCATGGTGTAAAAGTTGCCGCCACACAGAAATTATTCGAGATTGGATCTTTCCAAGCCACAGGGAATAAACTAGACCTTGCGCTCACAGGTGAGATGGCTTTTTTTAAAATCCAAATGCCGGATGGAACTTTCTCGTATTCACGTGACGGATCCTTTAAAATTGATTCGAACCAACAAGTCGTTACATCTAACGGGTATTTGTTGGAACCACCAATCATCCTACCTGAAAATGCCATTTTAAATACATTAATGGTTTCTGAAGAAGGTGAGGTCACAGTAAAAATCGGAAACGACATCAGACCCACGACCATTGGCCAATTGGAACTCTACCGGTTTGTAAACCCTGCAGGTCTCCAAGCCGTGGGGAAAAACTTATTCCGTGAAACCGTTGCTTCAGGTCAAGAAATCCCAGGGATGCCATCTCAAGAAGGTTATGGGAGTGTTCTACAAGGATTTTTAGAGATGAGTAATGTTAAAATCGTAGAAGAGATGGTGAATATGATCGTTGCACAAAGGGCTTACGAATCGAATTCTAAAACCATCCAAACTTCGGATAACATGCTTTCAACGGCAATTGGTTTGAAACGTTAATGAAACTTTGGATTTCATTTCTTTTTAGTTTAATACTTTATTTGCCTTTGATGGCAAACAAAGAAGACAATCGTTTGTATCTCAAACCCAAAACTATTGTGGGTGTAGGAGAGGTGAGGTTGTCTGATTTTACCAACTGGAAAGGGAATTGGAATCCAATTATATTCCAAAATGTAAAGGCACCTTTGGTCATCCAACCAGATGATCTGACAAATCAAATCACAACACTTTATCTAAAAGAAACAGGAACCAATGTTTCTTTTACCGTGATGGGGAAAGAAGGGATTTTACTTCCAAAAACTTCAATTCTCTCTAAGAAAGAATTAGAAGTTTCACTTTGGAAAGATTTAATTGCATCCAATGAACATTCGTTAGGAGAAATGGGTGATACATTTCGGATCAGTTCCGAAAAGGAAACATTTCCAAGTATTACAGGAACATCACCAGTTTGGCGGAGTTTAGGTAGAACCCTTCATGCAGGGAAACGCCTATTCCCATTGGATTTTTATTATGAAGGGAAACTTGTCCATTCAGAGTCTGTACCTTTTCTCATTGAAGAAAAGAAAAAAGCATACTTCACAAAAAGGGAAATCCCATCAAAAACTGTTTTAACCGATGATGATGTAGAACTTCGGTATTTTTTCTCTGCTGACTCTGTGAGAGAGTACACAGACGAAAACCCTGTTGGTAAAACAGCATTAAATGGTTTTTTACCCGATACGGCGATTGAAAAAAAACAAGTGAGAACTCTCCATACCATTGAACGTGGGCAAGAAGTTGAACTTGTGTATACGGTCGGGAATCTATTACTAAAAATCAAAACAAGAGCAATGAATTCAGGGAACCGAGGGGAAGAAATTTCCCTTCTCAATTTGGCTTCCCAAAAAATGTTAAGAGCCCGGGTTCAAAGTGAAGGTGTATGCCTTTTGGAAGAGAGATAATTGATGATGGCTCCAAGTTTGAATATGTTCAAAAGAATTCTTAAAACGATTAAAATGGGATCTTTATCACATCGTATTTTCTATATTCGAAACAATCTTGTATTTAGAATTTTTGTG
Proteins encoded in this region:
- the dut gene encoding dUTP diphosphatase, yielding MVEPHTHLQIQILKEGAVVPEYKTEGSAGMDLTACLTENLILPKGEVVFVPTGLAMAIPEGYEGQIRPRSGFSTKHRIIMPNSPGTIDSDYRGEVLIPLLNLSGEDFVLEPGTRVAQIVFQSVAKLTVKLVPKLEATVRGSGGFGSTGK
- the flgA gene encoding flagellar basal body P-ring formation chaperone FlgA, which encodes MKLWISFLFSLILYLPLMANKEDNRLYLKPKTIVGVGEVRLSDFTNWKGNWNPIIFQNVKAPLVIQPDDLTNQITTLYLKETGTNVSFTVMGKEGILLPKTSILSKKELEVSLWKDLIASNEHSLGEMGDTFRISSEKETFPSITGTSPVWRSLGRTLHAGKRLFPLDFYYEGKLVHSESVPFLIEEKKKAYFTKREIPSKTVLTDDDVELRYFFSADSVREYTDENPVGKTALNGFLPDTAIEKKQVRTLHTIERGQEVELVYTVGNLLLKIKTRAMNSGNRGEEISLLNLASQKMLRARVQSEGVCLLEER
- the flgG gene encoding flagellar basal-body rod protein FlgG gives rise to the protein MMRSLWTGATGMIAQQFHIDTVANNLANVNTTGFKKNRVDFEDLVYQHQVLAGTPATSVSEIPTGVNVGHGVKVAATQKLFEIGSFQATGNKLDLALTGEMAFFKIQMPDGTFSYSRDGSFKIDSNQQVVTSNGYLLEPPIILPENAILNTLMVSEEGEVTVKIGNDIRPTTIGQLELYRFVNPAGLQAVGKNLFRETVASGQEIPGMPSQEGYGSVLQGFLEMSNVKIVEEMVNMIVAQRAYESNSKTIQTSDNMLSTAIGLKR